A single window of Pyxicephalus adspersus chromosome 10, UCB_Pads_2.0, whole genome shotgun sequence DNA harbors:
- the SLC25A28 gene encoding mitoferrin-2 — protein sequence MELEAVLKERGASAGDPARVVGAWVKRGWPTGPDTELSSAAEANRARELEYEALPEGSNVTTHMLAGAVAGIMEHCLMYPVDCVKTRMQSLQPDPAARYRNVMEALFKIIRTEGIWRPMRGMNVTATGAGPAHALYFACYEKLKKTLSDVIRPGGNSHLANGAAGCVATLLHDAAMNPAEVIKQRMQMYNSPYRRVTDCMRAVWRNEGAGAFYRSYTTQLTMNIPFQAIHFMTYEFMQENLNPQRQYNPTSHMLSGACAGAVAAALTTPLDVCKTLLNTQESLALNSSNMSGHITGMANAFRTVYQVGGVTAYFRGVQARIIYQMPSTAIAWSVYEFFKYMITKRQEERRAGH from the exons ATGGAACTGGAAGCCGTGTTAAAGGAGCGGGGCGCCTCCGCTGGGGATCCCGCCCGTGTTGTGGGGGCCTGGGTCAAACGTGGCTGGCCGACCGGGCCTGATACCGAACTGAGCAGCGCCGCTGAGGCCAACCGGGCCCGGGAACTGGAGTACGAGGCGCTGCCTGAGGGGTCCAACGTCACCACACACATGTTGGCCGGGGCCGTGGCCGGGATCATGGAGCATTGCCTGATGTACCCTGTGGACTGTGTCAAG accCGAATGCAAAGTCTGCAGCCTGATCCCGCAGCTCGCTATCGCAACGTGATGGAGGCCTTGTTCAAAATCATCCGCACAGAAGGAATCTGGAGGCCGATGCGTGGAATGAATGTTACAGCAACAGGAGCTGGCCCGGCCCATGCCCTTTATTTTGCCTGCTATGAGAAACTGAAAAAGACACTGAGTGATGTTATCCGCCCTGGGGGCAATAGCCATTTAGCTAACG GGGCCGCTGGCTGTGTAGCTACACTGTTACATGATGCAGCTATGAATCCTGCTGAAG TAATCAAGCAGAGGATGCAGATGTACAACTCACCATATCGGAGGGTGACTGATTGTATGAGAGCCGTGTGGCGGAATGAGGGTGCTGGTGCCTTTTACAGAAGCTACACGACGCAGCTGACTATGAACATCCCCTTCCAAGCTATACACTTTATGACCTACGAATTCATGCAAGAGAACCTAAATCCGCAGAGACAATACAACCCAACCTCCCACATGCTATCTGGCGCCTGCGCGGGGGCGGTGGCTGCGGCTCTCACAACACCACTGGACGTTTGCAAAACCTTACTGAACACGCAGGAGTCTCTTGCCTTGAATTCCTCCAATATGAGCGGACATATCACGGGCATGGCTAATGCCTTTAGGACGGTTTATCAAGTAGGCGGTGTCACAGCCTACTTTCGAGGAGTTCAGGCCAGAATCATCTATCAGATGCCCTCCACAGCCATTGCATGGTCTGTGTACGAGTTCTTCAAATACATGATCACTAAGCGTCAGGAGGAGAGGAGGGCAGGTCACTGA